Proteins co-encoded in one Natronorubrum daqingense genomic window:
- a CDS encoding DMT family transporter, which translates to MRRYRNALLFVTLAGIWGTAFVAISAGLEHFPPVLFAAFRYDIAGVLMLAYAIYAVDDWYPTRRGEWLLVAVGATLLIAAYHVFLFVGQQHTTAAAAAIVVSLSPVLTTGFARVLTPTDALSSVGIVGLAFGLVGVGLVARPDPEQLLTTDVVAILLVFCAATAFALGGVITRSLEATLPIETLEAWSMLGGAFVMHAVSLALGEPLEPTAWTHPEALGALGYLALVASAIGFLLYFDLLERLGAVEINMVSYVAPVFAALFGWLYLGEVVDAATVVGFGFIAAGFVLVKRTAIRSEFDHLVRRFSSE; encoded by the coding sequence GTGCGCAGATACCGGAACGCCCTCCTCTTCGTCACCCTCGCGGGAATCTGGGGCACCGCGTTCGTCGCCATCAGCGCGGGCCTCGAGCACTTTCCACCCGTTTTGTTCGCCGCCTTTCGCTACGATATTGCCGGCGTGCTCATGCTCGCCTACGCCATCTACGCCGTCGACGACTGGTATCCGACCCGTCGCGGTGAGTGGCTCCTCGTCGCCGTCGGTGCCACGCTCTTGATCGCGGCGTACCACGTCTTCTTGTTCGTCGGACAACAGCACACGACGGCAGCCGCGGCGGCCATCGTCGTGAGCCTCTCGCCCGTGTTGACCACCGGCTTCGCTCGAGTACTCACCCCGACGGATGCACTCTCGAGCGTCGGCATCGTGGGACTGGCCTTCGGACTCGTCGGCGTCGGCCTCGTCGCACGACCGGATCCAGAACAGCTGCTGACGACAGACGTCGTCGCGATTCTCTTGGTCTTCTGTGCCGCGACCGCGTTCGCCCTCGGCGGCGTGATCACCCGTTCGCTCGAGGCCACGCTCCCCATCGAAACGCTCGAGGCCTGGTCGATGCTCGGCGGCGCGTTCGTGATGCACGCCGTCAGTCTCGCGCTTGGCGAACCACTCGAGCCGACAGCGTGGACGCACCCCGAAGCACTCGGCGCACTCGGCTACCTGGCCCTGGTTGCGAGTGCGATCGGCTTTTTACTTTACTTCGACCTACTCGAGCGATTGGGTGCTGTCGAGATCAACATGGTCTCATACGTCGCCCCCGTCTTCGCCGCGCTCTTCGGCTGGCTGTATCTGGGCGAAGTCGTCGACGCCGCCACGGTCGTCGGCTTCGGATTCATCGCGGCAGGCTTCGTCCTCGTCAAACGAACGGCCATTCGAAGCGAGTTCGATCACCTCGTCCGTCGATTCTCGAGTGAATAA
- a CDS encoding DUF7344 domain-containing protein, translating to MNETSTTRMEAACSLLSEPERRYVLYQLTDRHGANIDEITDGIAAWKFDADPTTVDEARRQQIYISLVHNHLPRLADYDIVDYDLRSGDIVLTEGFEDIKPLLTQFKQTEEDPKIRELPSL from the coding sequence ATGAACGAGACGTCTACAACTCGGATGGAAGCCGCCTGTTCGCTTCTGTCGGAACCCGAGCGACGATACGTATTGTATCAGTTGACAGACCGTCACGGTGCAAATATCGACGAAATTACCGACGGCATCGCCGCCTGGAAGTTCGACGCGGACCCGACGACGGTCGACGAGGCGCGCCGCCAGCAAATCTACATCTCGCTCGTTCACAATCACCTGCCGCGGCTGGCTGACTACGACATCGTCGACTACGACCTCCGCAGCGGCGACATCGTTCTCACTGAAGGGTTCGAGGACATCAAACCGCTGTTGACCCAGTTCAAACAGACCGAAGAAGATCCGAAGATTCGCGAACTGCCGTCGCTGTAA
- a CDS encoding ABC transporter ATP-binding protein produces MSIDEPLVRVEDLEKYFWENDSIVDRLFGDEAVPVRAVDGVSLDIYRGETLGLVGESGCGKSTAGETILRLQEPTDGRVEFDGEPVAELSGSDLQAFRSESQIVFQDPFSSLDPRMTVGSIIRQPLDIHGVGTTEQRRERVRELLERVGLAADQLDRYPHEFSGGQRQRIGIARALALEPDFIVLDEPTSALDVSVQAQVLNLLDDLQNEFDLTYLLISHDLSVIRHVCDRVAVMYLGEIVEVGPVEALFEDPKHPYTQALLESVPRASTDERERDRETLAGDVPSPRDPPSGCRFRTRCPNVIPPDELDLDQQAYRAIMTLRERVERRDISLESVGDDGQFDPTSGGIPEEDIPEFVETLRTRLLDTDLPPRHDRIVDEALAELADENWDEAATRLREAYESVCERKQPTLENGDHPVACHLYTDGSDPFAETNPQL; encoded by the coding sequence ATGAGCATCGACGAGCCACTCGTCCGCGTCGAGGACCTCGAGAAGTACTTCTGGGAGAACGATTCGATCGTCGACCGACTGTTCGGCGACGAGGCGGTCCCGGTCCGGGCCGTCGACGGCGTGAGCCTCGATATCTACCGGGGAGAGACGCTCGGGCTCGTCGGCGAGTCCGGCTGTGGCAAGTCGACCGCGGGCGAGACCATCCTCAGACTGCAAGAGCCAACGGACGGACGCGTCGAGTTCGACGGCGAACCAGTCGCCGAACTGTCCGGAAGCGATCTCCAGGCGTTTCGCAGCGAGTCACAGATCGTCTTTCAGGACCCGTTCTCGAGTCTCGACCCGCGAATGACGGTCGGAAGCATCATCAGGCAACCACTCGACATCCACGGCGTGGGGACGACCGAGCAGCGACGCGAGCGAGTTCGTGAGTTACTCGAACGCGTCGGCCTCGCTGCGGATCAACTCGATCGGTATCCACACGAGTTCTCCGGTGGCCAGCGCCAGCGCATCGGCATCGCGCGTGCGCTCGCACTGGAACCCGACTTTATCGTGCTGGACGAACCGACATCGGCGCTCGACGTCTCGGTACAGGCACAGGTGTTGAACCTGCTCGACGATCTCCAGAACGAGTTCGACCTCACCTACTTGCTGATCAGTCACGATCTCTCCGTGATTCGCCACGTCTGTGACCGCGTCGCCGTGATGTACCTCGGCGAAATCGTCGAAGTCGGCCCCGTCGAGGCCCTCTTCGAGGATCCAAAACACCCCTACACCCAGGCGCTCCTCGAGAGCGTGCCTCGAGCCTCGACCGACGAACGAGAACGCGACCGAGAGACGCTCGCCGGAGACGTTCCCTCCCCGCGAGACCCGCCCAGCGGCTGTCGGTTCAGAACGCGGTGTCCGAACGTCATTCCGCCCGACGAACTCGACCTCGACCAGCAGGCCTACCGCGCCATTATGACCCTTCGCGAGCGAGTCGAACGTCGGGACATCTCCCTCGAGTCCGTCGGGGACGACGGCCAGTTCGATCCCACCTCGGGGGGGATTCCGGAGGAAGACATCCCCGAATTCGTCGAGACGCTCAGAACGCGACTGCTCGACACCGATTTGCCGCCTCGACACGACCGAATCGTCGACGAGGCGCTCGCCGAACTGGCCGACGAAAACTGGGACGAGGCGGCAACTCGATTGCGCGAGGCCTACGAAAGCGTCTGCGAACGGAAGCAACCGACACTCGAGAACGGAGACCACCCCGTCGCGTGTCACCTCTATACCGACGGTTCAGATCCGTTCGCGGAGACGAACCCGCAGTTGTGA